A section of the Triticum dicoccoides isolate Atlit2015 ecotype Zavitan chromosome 7A, WEW_v2.0, whole genome shotgun sequence genome encodes:
- the LOC119329248 gene encoding O-fucosyltransferase 6-like — MVLPRRRGGHNHHPCPCPRRAVLPAAALLLLFLLAAVTLLYVSPPPLSDHPALAYSRHRSPHALLNSSGGGSLVEPGRREISRVPKGGWTATDGLWGSKLASKFYGCSNSSSKFLDSGVMTHPDRYLMIVTSGGLNQQRTGIIDAVVAARILNATLVVPKLDQTSFWKDASDFAEIFNADWFISFLSKDVRIVKELPKIGGKLWAPHRMRVPRKCTQRCYLNRVLPALIKKHVVRLTKFDYRLANRLDSDLQKLRCRVNYHALRFTDPIQEMGEKIIQRMRERSTYFIALHLRFEPDMLAFSGCYYGGGEKEKRELGVIRKRWKTLHASNPEKERRHGRCPLTPEEVGLMLRALGYRNNVHIYVASGDIYGGAKTLAPLKALFPNLHTKETVASKDELAPFSKYSSRMAALDFIVCDGSDAFVTNNNGNMAKILAGRRRYLGHKRTIRPNARRLYLLFLSRGNMPWDAFSSKVHMAQKGFMGEPKELRPGRGEFHENPSTCICENTDPKTPTKPNLQSEQGLSNGSEGGKAITEPTVANHTNEELGGSSAEEDDTSAEKEDDTSAEKEDDTSEEKEEIADPEAEDDALVRPDDPELEEVLSD; from the exons ATGGTCCTGCCGCGCCGGCGCGGCGGCCACAACCACCACCCGTGCCCGTGCCCGCGCCGCGCCGTTCTGCCGGCGGCGGCGCTACTGCTGCTCTTCCTCCTCGCCGCCGTCACGCTGCTCTACGTCTCCCCGCCGCCTCTGTCCGACCACCCGGCCCTCGCCTACTCCCGCCACCGCTCCCCGCATGCTCTG CTGAACAGCTCTGGCGGCGGCAGCCTAGTGGAGCCCGGGCGCCGCGAGATTTCCCGCGTTCCA AAAGGTGGTTGGACTGCGACAGATGGCCTCTGGGGTTCGAAGCTCGCTAGCAAATTCTATGGGTGCAGCAACTCAAGCAGCAAGTTTCTTG ATTCAGGTGTTATGACACACCCAGACCGTTATTTGATGATTGTTACAAGTGGGGGCCTCAATCAACAGAGAACAGGG ATAATTGATGCTGTTGTTGCTGCACGTATTTTAAATGCAACACTTGTTGTTCCCAAATTGGACCAAACCTCCTTCTGGAAAGATGCAAG TGACTTTGCTGAAATTTTTAACGCCGACTGGTTCATCTCATTTCTATCAAAGGATGTAAGGATTGTGAAAGAGCTTCCAAAGATAGGAGGTAAACTGTGGGCTCCTCATAGAATGCGTGTGCCCCGCAAATGCACTCAGCGATGTTACTTGAACCGTGTGTTGCCTGCACTTATTAAGAAACAT GTTGTTCGACTAACAAAATTTGATTATAGGCTAGCAAACAGGTTGGATTCTGATCTGCAAAAGCTGAGATGCAGAGTTAACTACCATGCATTGAGATTTACTGACCCAATACAAGAAATGGGTGAAAAGATAATACAGAGAATGCGGGAGAGGAGCACGTATTTTATTGCTCTTCATTTAAG ATTTGAACCAGATATGCTTGCCTTTTCTGGGTGCTACTACGGTGGTggagaaaaagagaagagagaaCTTGGTGTGATACGGAAGAGATGGAAAACCTTGCAT GCTAGCAATCCAGAGAAAGAAAGAAGGCACGGTAGATGCCCGCTAACTCCTGAAGAGGTGGGGTTGATGTTGAGGGCACTGGGCTACAGAAACAATGTTCATATTTATGTTGCCTCTGGAGATATATATGGTGGGGCAAAGACATTAGCACCCCTGAAAGCGCTCTTCCCCAATCTTCATACCAAAGAAACAGTAGCAAGCAAAGATGAGCTGGCTCCGTTCTCAAAGTACTCATCTCGCATGGCCGCACTTGATTTCATTGTCTGTGATGGAAGCGATGCTTTTGTGACCAACAACAATGGTAATATGGCCAAAATTTTGGCTGGGCGAAG GAGATATCTTGGGCATAAGAGAACGATCCGACCAAATGCGAGAAGGCTCTACTTGTTATTCTTGAGCAGAGGAAACATGCCCTGGGATGCATTCTCCTCCAAAGTGCACATGGCCCAGAAAGGATTTATGGGGGAGCCCAAAGAGCTGAGGCCAGGAAGGGGGGAGTTCCACGAGAACCCCTCGACATGTATATGTGAAAACACCGATCCCAAAACACCGACCAAACCTAACCTTCAAAGCGAGCAAGGATTGAGTAATGGCAGCGAGGGAGGGAAAGCCATTACCGAGCCCACAGTTGCTAATCATACCAACGAGGAGTTGGGAGGATCCAGTGCGGAAGAAGATGACACTAGCGCGGAGAAAGAAGACGACACTAGTGCGGAGAAAGAAGATGACACTAGTGAAGAGAAAGAGGAGATAGCTGACCCGGAAGCGGAGGATGATGCGTTGGTGAGACCAGATGATCCTGAGTTGGAGGAGGTTCTTTCAGATTAG
- the LOC119329957 gene encoding WD repeat-containing protein DWA2-like, with amino-acid sequence MQGGSSGIVYGGLKYQARCITDVRADAGSTTFLAGTLSLKEENEVHLIRLLPGENELVCDGLFYHPNEIWDLKSCPFDHRLFSTVYTSGEGYGASVWKIPELYGQSNSPQLEQLFTLDDHTDKIRCVLWWPLGKHDKLISINDRNIFLWNIDPSNKSAKVISQGSADMLPNLRGGAWDPHNHNAVATITDSSLHFWDLRSMKRSNAIEHAHIRDVDYNPKKQNIIATAEDEFGIRLWDLRMLKHPLKDLPGHSHWTWAVRHNPEYDELILSAGTDSAVNLWLAKVGTDDSGPESPSGSPTRQEEPLLHSYTDYEDSIYGIAWSSHDPSLFASLSYDGRVVLESVKPHLQRK; translated from the exons ATGCAGGGCGGATCCAGCGGCATCGTCTACGGCGGCCTCAAGTACCAG GCGCGGTGCATCACCGACGTGCGCGCGGATGCCGGTTCCACCACCTTCCTCGCCGGAACCCTCAGCCTCAAGGAGGAGAACGAG GTGCACCTGATCCGGCTGCTGCCGGGGGAGAACGAGCTCGTGTGCGACGGGCTGTTCTACCATCCCAACGAGATCTGGGACCTCAAGTCCTGCCCCTTCGACCACAGGCTCTTCTCCACGGTCTACACGTCTG GCGAGGGTTATGGCGCGTCCGTTTGGAAGATCCCGGAGCTGTATGGCCAGTCCAACTCACCGCAGCTTGAGCAGCTCTTCACGCTCGATGACCACACGGACAAAATAAGATG TGTTCTCTGGTGGCCACTGGGGAAGCATGATAAGCTAATTAGCATCAATGACAGAAACATTTTTCTCTGGAACATAGATCCATCAAATAAATCAGCCAAG GTGATATCACAGGGATCTGCTGACATGCTTCCCAATTTACGTGGTGGAGCTTGGGATCCACACAATCACAACGCAGTTGCTACAATAACTGATTCGTCACTCCACTTCTGGGATCTCCGTTCTATGAA GAGATCAAATGCAATTGAGCATGCTCATATCCGGGATGTGGATTATAACCCCAAGAAGCAAAACATAATT GCAACAGCAGAGGACGAATTCGGAATTCGCTTGTGGGATCTCAGAATGCTTAAGCATCCTCTGAAGGATCTCCCTGGACATTCACATTG GACATGGGCTGTTCGGCACAATCCTGAGTATGATGAGCTGATTCTg AGTGCTGGAACGGATTCAGCTGTCAATTTATGGTTGGCTAAAGTTGGCACTGATGACTCTGGACCCGAAAG CCCTTCTGGTTCGCCCACTAGGCAAGAAGAACCATTACTGCACTCGTAtactgactacgaagatagcatctaTG GAATTGCATGGAGCTCCCATGATCCATCGTTGTTTGCTTCTTTGTCTTATGATGGAAGG GTTGTTTTAGAATCTGTCAAGCCCCACCTGCAGAGAAAATGA